Proteins from one Fragaria vesca subsp. vesca linkage group LG6, FraVesHawaii_1.0, whole genome shotgun sequence genomic window:
- the LOC101291160 gene encoding putative DNA repair protein RAD23-3-like has protein sequence MKVFVKTLKGTNFEIEVEPKQLVADVKQVIEKAQGADVYPASKQMLIHQGKVLKDATTLEENQVAENSFIVIMLSKASPSGSSSAQSAPKSQAQPAATPSSTTTPTAAPAPTPVVAPPQPAAETAAVVAPTDSSVTDVYGQAASNLVAGNNLEVIVQQILDMGGGSWDRDTVLRALRAAFNNPERAVEYLYSGIPEQAEVPPAAQVPVGEQAVNPLAGNPPAINPPAQAPQAAAPAGGPNANPLDLFPQGLPSVGANAGAGNLDFLRNSPQFQALRTMVQANPQILQPMLLELGKQNPHLMQLIQAHQADFLRLINEPVEGGGEGNLLGQLGSAAMPQAVTVTPEEREAIERLEAMGFERALVLEVYFACNKNEELAANYLLDHMHEFEE, from the exons ATGAAGGTTTTCGTCAAGACCTTGAAAGGCACCAACTTCGAGATCGAAGTCGAACCCAAGCAGTTG GTGGCCGATGTCAAGCAAGTTATAGAGAAGGCACAGGGTGCGGATGTGTACCCTGCCTCAAAACAGATGCTTATTCATCAGGGGAAAGTGCTTAAGGATGCCACAACTCTAGAGGAAAATCAAGTTGCTGAAAACAGCTTTATTGTGATAATGTTGAGCAAG GCTTCACCAAGTGGAAGCTCCAGTGCGCAAAGTGCCCCCAAAAGTCAG GCTCAACCGGCCGCTACTCCTAGCTCGACGACAACACCAACAGCAGCTCCAGCTCCAACCCCAGTTGTGGCACC GCCACAACCTGCCGCTGAAACTGCTGCTGTTGTAGCTCCCACTGATTC TTCAGTAACTGATGTGTATGGGCAAGCTGCATCAAATCTTGTTGCAGGAAATAATTTAGAAGTTATCGTTCAACAGATTCTAGATATGGGTGGAGGAAGTTGGGATAGGGACACAGTTCTTCGTGCTCTACGTGCTGCATTTAACAACCCTGAAAGGGCTGTTGAATATCTATATTCG GGAATTCCCGAGCAAGCTGAAGTACCTCCAGCTGCCCAAGTTCCTGTTGGTGAACAGGCAGTAAATCCTTTGGCAGGAAATCCTCCGGCAATAAATCCCCCTGCCCAGGCTCCACAAGCAGCAGCGCCTGCTGGTGGTCCCAATGCAAACCCACTGGATCTGTTTCCACAG GGCCTCCCTAGTGTTGGTGCAAATGCCGGAGCAGGCAATTTGGATTTTCTGCGAAACAGTCCACAG TTTCAAGCTTTGAGAACTATGGTGCAAGCAAACCCTCAAATTCTGCAG CCTATGCTCCTTGAGTTGGGGAAGCAAAATCCACATCTAATGCAGCTCATTCAAGCACATCAAGCTGACTTCTTACGCTTGATAAATGAGCCTGTTGAGGGGGGTGGTGAAGG GAACCTTTTGGGTCAGTTGGGTTCAGCGGCAATGCCACAGGCTGTGACCGTCACCCCGGAGGAGCGAGAGGCAATTGAACGT CTTGAAGCTATGGGTTTTGAACGGGCTCTAGTATTGGAGGTATACTTCGCTTGCAATAAGAATGAGGAGCTGGCGGCGAACTATCTTTTGGATCACATGCATGAATTCGAGGAATGA
- the LOC101306261 gene encoding wall-associated receptor kinase-like 10-like, translating into MEYVPIVLDWFLYRLIDDSTEDNVTRNCESEQGPCSCAKGYQGNPYLSGRCQDINECDEDPDICRSGICSNLNGTYECFKPHPDRPLKPIKLGIIVLCCVFGLLFQIGGAWWLRKVIKKRKNIMRKKRNFRLNGGLLLKQQLSSGEANVEKIKLFDEKELDKATDRFNADRILGEGGQGTVYKGMLKDGRIVAVKKSKIVDGGDVSQFINEIVILSQINHRNVVKILGCCLESEVPLLVYEFLPNGTLSQYIHSRDDDFPLTWEVRLRVAIEVVGALSYLHSSASMPIYHRDIKSSNILLDERHRAKVADFGTSRSVSIDQTHLTMTHVNGTFGYLDPEYFQSSQFTDKSDVYSFGVVLAELLTGQKPVSVTRSQEGRQDGRSLATYFMVSMEENSLFDILDAEVMKGGKKEEIMAVANLAKRCLNMKGKKRPTMKDIAVELEGIIMSSKSSDDVQHIARGEYLRTEFVEAWDVISTSTGSHLDTGSSLDVNPLFSFTSH; encoded by the exons ATGGAATACGTTCCCATAGTGCTAGATTGGTTCCTTTATAGATTAATAGATGATTCTACTGAGGACAACGTGACAAGGAATTGCGAATCTGAACAGGGTCCATGTTCATGCGCAAAGGGATATCAAGGAAACCCCTATCTTAGTGGTCGATGTCAAG ACATCAACGAATGTGACGAGGATCCAGATATATGTCGTTCTGGCATTTGTTCCAATCTTAATGGAACCTATGAATGCTTCAAGCCACATCCTGATCGACCATTGAAGCCGATTAAACTGGGAATTATAG TTCTCTGCTGTGTTTTCGGATTGTTGTTTCAAATTGGCGGAGCATGGTGGTTGCGCAAGGTCATAAAGAAGAGGAAAAACATAATGCGGAAGAAAAGGAATTTTAGACTGAATGGTGGTTTATTGTTGAAGCAACAATTGTCATCTGGTGAAGCCAATGTTGAGAAGATTAAACTGTTCGATGAAAAGGAGTTGGATAAAGCCACAGATCGGTTTAATGCAGACAGAATACTCGGTGAAGGAGGCCAAGGTACAGTTTATAAAGGAATGTTGAAAGATGGAAGAATTGTTGCTGTCAAAAAGTCAAAAATCGTAGATGGAGGTGATGTGAGTCAATTCATCAATGAAATCGTCATTCTTTCACAAATTAATCACAGGAATGTGGTTAAGATCTTGGGATGTTGCTTAGAGAGTGAAGTTCCCCTATTGGTCTATGAATTTCTACCCAATGGAACCCTTTCTCAATACATTCACAGTCGTGATGATGACTTCCCTCTTACATGGGAAGTGCGATTGCGAGTTGCTATCGAAGTTGTCGGAGCCCTTTCCTACTTGCATTCATCTGCTTCAATGCCCATCTACCATCGAGACATTAAGTCTTCGAACATATTGTTGGATGAGAGGCATAGAGCAAAAGTTGCAGATTTTGGAACGTCAAGATCTGTCTCCATTGACCAAACACATCTCACCATGACACACGTAAATGGAACATTTGGTTATTTGGACCCTGAGTACTTCCAGTCAAGCCAATTTACAGACAAGAGTGACGTTTATAGCTTCGGAGTAGTCCTTGCCGAGCTCTTGACTGGACAAAAACCAGTTTCTGTAACAAGGTCACAGGAAGGGAGACAAGATGGGAGAAGCCTAGCAACTTATTTCATGGTTTCCATGGAGGAGAATAGCTTGTTTGATATACTTGATGCTGAAGTTATGAAGGGTGGTAAGAAAGAGGAGATAATGGCGGTTGCTAATCTTGCTAAACGTTGCTTGAATATGAAAGGAAAGAAGCGCCCTACTATGAAAGATATAGCAGTTGAGTTGGAGGGAATTATCATGTCAAGTAAATCTTCTGATGACGTCCAACATATTGCAAGAGGTGAATATCTCCGGACAGAATTTGTCGAGGCTTGGGATGTTATTTCCACATCGACAGGGTCTCATTTGGACACTGGTTCATCATTAGATGTAAACCCACTATTTTCTTTCACGTCGCACTGA
- the LOC101291447 gene encoding 30S ribosomal protein 3, chloroplastic-like — protein sequence MLSMGVGIECQATLSASTVVRPKLPHLLNNNTSTFKPRRTTSPSSSFFISHSLPHLKLRTDFKLSAAAEALVAQETAADDVSPADDGTEKLGVVVKPMEKPRLVLKFIWMEKNIGIALDQMIPGHGSIPLSPYYFWPRKDAWEELKVLLESKPWISQKQMIILLNQATDIINLWQQSGGNLA from the exons ATGTTATCTATGGGCGTTGGGATCGAGTGCCAGGCAACCCTGAGTGCCTCCACCGTCGTCAGGCCGAAGCTGCCTCACCTCCTCAATAACAACACCTCTACATTCAAGCCCAGGAGGACCACCTCTCCTTCTTCTTCCTTTTTCATTTCCCACTCGCTGCCGCACCTCAAGCTCAGAACAGACTTCAAACTCTCCGCCGCCGCTGAAGCTCTAGTTGCCCAGGAAACCGCCGCCGATGACGTCAGCCCTGCAGACGACGGCACAGAG AAGCTTGGAGTGGTTGTGAAGCCGATGGAGAAACCAAGGCTTGTGTTGAAGTTCATTTGGATGGAAAAGAACATTGGCATTGCACTCGACCAAATGATTCCGGGCCATGGTTCCATCCCACTCAGCCCGTATTACTTCTGGCCGAGGAAAGATGCTTGGGAGGAGCTCAAGGTCTTGCTCGAGAGCAAGCCTTGGATATCTCAAAAGCAGATGATTATTCTTCTCAATCAGGCCACTGATATTATCAATTTGTGGCAGCAGAGTGGCGGCAATTTGGCGTAA
- the LOC101291739 gene encoding NADPH-dependent diflavin oxidoreductase ATR3-like, with the protein MEARGKKLLILYATETGNALDAAERIGREAERRGCSVQLLSLDQYDASCLPQEGAVIFVVSTTGQGDTPDSMKGFWKYLLQRNLIRQWLDGLHYAVFGLGDSGYQKFNFVAKKLDRRLLDLGATPIMERGLGDDQHPSGYEAALDPWMASLWKMLNAIDLSYFPSGPDFLIPYEDLIAQPKIRIVYHDIDRVDSQLSNGSDLNRVELQIERARDMSAVKYSLDKNRPDCILKLVKNLPLTKSSSKDKEVHHFEFEFVSSAVEYEVGDVLDILPSQDPAAVDAFILCCNLDPESFITVSWFLVHNSEMENQLLHTHVPIKLRTFVELTMDVASASPRRYFFEVMSMFATAEHEKERLQYFVSPEGRDDLYQYNQRERRTVLEVLEDFPSVQMPFEWLVQLVPPLKTRAFSISSSPSVHPNQVHLTVSVVSWTTPFKRKRAGLCSNWLARLDPEQCVYVPVWFQKGSLRPPPPSLPLILIGPGTGCAPFRGFIEERAVQSLTGFTAPVLFFFGCRNEDNDFLYRDFWLSHSQDDGVLSVAKGGGFYVAFSRDQPQKVYVQHKLQEHSHRVWNLLSDGAAIYVAGSSTKMPSDVLLAFEEIISKESGLPKESAVRWLRALEKAGKYHVEAWS; encoded by the exons ATGGAAGCAAGAGGGAAGAAGCTACTGATTCTCTACGCCACCGAAACTGGGAACGCCTTGGACGCCGCCGAGCGAATCGGCCGCGAAGCCGAGCGCAGAGGCTGCTCCGTCCAGCTTCTCTCCCTCGACCAATACGACGCC AGTTGCTTGCCTCAGGAGGGCGCTGTAATTTTCGTTGTTTCTACCACCGGCCAGGGCGACACTCCCGATTCGATGAAG GGATTTTGGAAGTATCTATTGCAGAGAAATCTAATTAGGCAATGGCTGGATGGACTTCACTATGCTGTTTTTGGTTTGGGTGATTCTGGTTACCAAAAATTTAAT TTTGTTGCGAAGAAGCTAGACAGGAGGCTTTTGGATCTCGGGGCAACGCCTATCATGGAAAGAGGTTTAGGAGATGATCAGCACCCGTCCGG ATATGAAGCTGCTCTGGATCCTTGGATGGCATCTTTGTGGAAGATGTTGAATGCAATCGATTTGAGCTATTTCCCGAGTGGCCCTGACTTTCTGATTCCGTATGAGGATTTGATTGCTCAACCGAAAATTCGGATTGTGTATCATGACATTGACAGGGTGGATTCACAGCTTTCAAATGGTTCAG ACTTGAATCGCGTTGAGTTGCAGATTGAAAGGGCTCGCGACATGTCTGCTGTAAAGTATTCTCTTGACAAGAATAGGCCCGACTGCATTCTTAAATTG GTCAAAAATCTACCATTGACTAAATCAAGTAGTAAAGATAAAGAGGTGCATCACTTCGAATTTGAATTTGTTTCATCT GCTGTTGAATATGAAGTCGGTGACGTCCTTGATATTCTCCCCAGTCAAGATCCTGCTGCAGTGGATGCTTTCATACTTTGTTGTAATTTGGACCCTGAATCATTCATCACGGTGAGTTGGTTTCTT GTCCATAATTCTGAGATGGAAAATCAGCTTCTTCATACTCATGTCCCCATCAAATTAAGAACTTTCGTTGAGTTGACAATGGATGTTGCTTCAGCTTCTCCTAGACGCTATTTCTTCGAG GTCATGAGTATGTTTGCAACAGCCGAGCATGAAAAGGAAAGACTACAATATTTTGTGTCACCTGAAGGAAGAGACGACCTATATCAATACAATCAGAGAGAACGGAGGACTGTACTGGAG GTATTAGAGGATTTCCCCTCTGTTCAGATGCCATTTGAATGGCTGGTACAGTTGGTTCCTCCTTTGAAAACAAGGGCTTTCTCCATCTCGTCCTCTCCTTCTGTTCACCCTAATCAAGTGCACTTAACAGTTAGTGTAGTATCATGGACAACTCCTTTCAAAAGAAAACGAGCAGGTCTTTGTTCAAATTGGCTAGCCAGGCTTGATCCAGAGCAAT GTGTTTATGTTCCAGTGTGGTTCCAGAAAGGCTCCCTTCGTCCCCCACCACCATCACTTCCTCTTATTCTCATTGGACCTGGAACTGGATGTGCCCCATTTCGCGGATTTATAGAGGAAAGAGCTGTACAAAGTTTGACTGGATTTACTGCTCCGGTCCTGTTCTTCTTTGGATGCAGAAATGAGGACAATGATTTCTTATACAGAGACTTTTGGTTATCGCATTCACAAGATGACGGGGTACTTTCAGTAGCAAAGGGTGGAGGCTTTTATGTTGCCTTCTCAAGAGACCAGCCACAAAAAGTCTATGTGCAGCATAAGTTGCAGGAACATAGCCACAGGGTGTGGAACTTGTTGAGCGACGGGGCTGCAATCTATGTTGCTGGGTCTTCGACAAAAATGCCCTCAGATGTATTATTAGCGTTTGAGGAAATTATCTCCAAAGAAAGTGGGCTTCCAAAGGAATCTGCAGTCAGATGGCTTAGGGCTCTGGAAAAGGCTGGCAAGTACCACGTTGAGGCATGGAGTTGA